Proteins encoded together in one Pseudomonas sp. ADAK13 window:
- the pstS gene encoding phosphate ABC transporter substrate-binding protein PstS has protein sequence MKSLMKSAALAVSVSLCASSMAFAAESVRLTGSGASFPAPIYLTWLKDFSKKTPGVTVDYQSKGSGAGVQDFLNKTVDFAASDSAMKDEDIAKVAEGVQLLPMTAGEIVLAYNLPGNPKGLKLPRDVYSNIFLGKITKWNDPQIAAANPDLKLTDTPITVVVRADSSGTTAVFTKHLAAINPEFQKALGEGNTVNWPASDKFIKSPKNDGVTATVRQTPGAIGYIEYGFAKLAKVDFAQLQNKAGHYVVPTAESGAEALAAVKMPENLVAWLPDPDGAKSYPITSYTWMIFRKDNGNPAKAKAMREMVEYSLTEGQKIADSMGYIPLPQSVVEQVRKASANIQ, from the coding sequence ATGAAGAGCTTGATGAAGTCCGCTGCACTCGCCGTTTCGGTATCTCTTTGTGCCAGCTCTATGGCTTTTGCTGCGGAAAGCGTTCGCCTGACCGGTTCCGGTGCGAGCTTCCCGGCGCCGATCTACCTGACCTGGCTCAAGGATTTCAGCAAGAAGACCCCAGGTGTCACGGTGGATTACCAATCCAAGGGCAGCGGCGCGGGTGTACAGGACTTCCTGAATAAAACCGTCGATTTCGCTGCCAGCGACTCGGCCATGAAAGACGAAGACATCGCCAAGGTTGCCGAAGGCGTGCAGTTGCTGCCGATGACCGCGGGTGAAATCGTGCTGGCCTACAACCTGCCAGGCAACCCAAAAGGGCTGAAATTGCCACGGGACGTCTACTCCAACATCTTCCTGGGCAAGATCACCAAGTGGAACGATCCACAGATCGCCGCTGCCAACCCGGACCTGAAGCTGACCGATACGCCAATCACCGTGGTCGTGCGTGCAGACTCCAGCGGTACCACCGCGGTATTCACCAAACACCTGGCAGCGATCAACCCGGAGTTCCAGAAGGCGCTGGGTGAAGGCAACACCGTCAACTGGCCAGCCAGTGACAAATTCATCAAATCGCCTAAAAACGACGGTGTGACCGCCACCGTGCGCCAGACCCCGGGCGCCATCGGCTACATCGAGTACGGCTTCGCCAAACTGGCCAAGGTTGACTTCGCCCAGTTGCAGAACAAGGCCGGTCACTACGTAGTGCCCACCGCTGAAAGCGGTGCCGAGGCACTGGCCGCGGTGAAAATGCCGGAAAACCTGGTGGCCTGGTTGCCAGACCCGGACGGCGCCAAGTCCTACCCGATCACTTCCTACACCTGGATGATCTTCCGCAAGGACAACGGTAACCCGGCCAAGGCCAAGGCCATGCGTGAAATGGTCGAATACAGCCTGACCGAGGGGCAGAAAATCGCCGACTCGATGGGTTACATCCCTCTGCCGCAATCGGTTGTCGAACAGGTTCGCAAAGCGTCCGCCAACATCCAGTAA
- the pstC gene encoding phosphate ABC transporter permease subunit PstC, giving the protein MNKPFVVPVNPDSACQPPSAKDFLVDRTFRALARIGVVLILALVAALVFEVGRKALPGMEKHGFDVIFGSVWDVNQGKYGILPAVWGTLYSALIALLIAGFFGVSMAIFLTQDFLPAKLAAVFRTIVELLAAIPSVVYGLWGIYVVIPAIRPLTAWLNSELGWIPFFGTSLSGPGLLPAALVLAIMILPTIAAVSQDALTSVPMKTKQAAYGMGTTHWEAILKVMVPSAATGIFGSLVLGLGRALGETMALAMLVGNANNISLSLFAPANTLAALLALNFPEAGPNEIEVLMYAALVLMFITLLVNVIGSMIMLYAQRGTKQ; this is encoded by the coding sequence ATGAACAAACCTTTCGTCGTACCGGTTAACCCGGATTCTGCCTGCCAGCCACCGTCGGCAAAGGATTTCCTGGTGGATCGCACGTTCCGTGCGCTTGCACGAATCGGGGTGGTACTGATTCTGGCATTGGTCGCCGCCTTGGTATTCGAGGTGGGACGCAAGGCCCTTCCCGGCATGGAAAAGCACGGTTTTGACGTGATTTTTGGCAGTGTCTGGGACGTTAACCAAGGCAAGTACGGCATCCTGCCGGCCGTTTGGGGCACGCTCTACAGCGCCCTGATCGCGCTGCTGATTGCAGGCTTTTTTGGCGTCAGCATGGCGATTTTCCTGACCCAGGATTTTCTGCCGGCAAAGCTGGCAGCCGTGTTTCGCACCATCGTCGAATTGCTCGCAGCCATCCCCAGCGTCGTCTACGGCCTGTGGGGCATTTATGTAGTGATCCCGGCGATTCGTCCACTGACGGCTTGGCTGAACAGCGAGCTGGGCTGGATACCTTTTTTCGGCACGTCCTTGAGTGGGCCTGGGTTGCTCCCGGCCGCGCTGGTACTGGCCATCATGATTCTGCCGACGATTGCCGCCGTTTCCCAGGATGCTCTCACCAGCGTCCCGATGAAAACCAAGCAGGCTGCCTACGGCATGGGGACCACCCACTGGGAAGCCATTCTCAAAGTGATGGTGCCGTCCGCCGCCACCGGTATTTTCGGCTCCCTGGTTCTCGGCCTGGGCCGCGCACTGGGTGAAACCATGGCGCTGGCCATGTTGGTGGGCAACGCCAACAACATTTCGCTTTCCCTGTTTGCACCGGCCAACACGCTGGCCGCCTTGTTGGCGCTGAACTTCCCGGAAGCCGGGCCCAACGAGATTGAGGTGTTGATGTATGCCGCCCTGGTGCTGATGTTCATCACGCTGCTGGTGAACGTCATCGGTTCGATGATCATGCTCTACGCCCAGCGGGGTACCAAACAATGA